In Pseudobacter ginsenosidimutans, the following are encoded in one genomic region:
- a CDS encoding shikimate dehydrogenase family protein, whose protein sequence is MRRYGLIGYPLGHSFSQPFFTEKFRKEGIQDCVYQNFPIPEIAVLKEILASYTDLAGLNVTIPYKEQVIPFLHHMEPVVQAIGACNCIRIENGELTGFNTDVLGFERSLSEFLQPSHRKALVLGTGGAAKAICYVLEQKGIDYLIISRNPSAANQRSYEQVTPAIIDEYTLIVNTTPVGMYPKEDAWPALPYEAISSNHYLYDLVYNPARTQFLQRGEAQGAAIKNGMDMLVIQAEESWRIWNEK, encoded by the coding sequence ATGAGAAGATATGGCCTGATCGGCTATCCTCTCGGTCATTCTTTTTCACAGCCTTTCTTCACGGAAAAGTTCAGAAAAGAAGGGATACAGGATTGTGTATACCAAAACTTTCCGATCCCGGAGATCGCTGTGCTGAAAGAGATCCTGGCCAGTTATACAGACCTGGCCGGATTGAATGTGACCATTCCCTACAAAGAACAGGTAATTCCATTTTTACATCATATGGAGCCGGTGGTACAAGCTATCGGCGCCTGCAATTGCATCCGTATTGAGAACGGTGAGCTCACCGGTTTCAATACGGATGTTCTGGGTTTCGAAAGAAGCCTCAGTGAATTCCTGCAACCTTCACACAGGAAGGCGCTGGTGCTGGGCACCGGCGGCGCTGCAAAAGCCATCTGTTATGTGCTGGAGCAGAAAGGAATCGACTATCTCATTATCTCCCGCAATCCCTCCGCGGCCAATCAGCGAAGCTATGAACAGGTAACGCCTGCTATCATTGATGAATATACGCTGATTGTGAATACCACTCCCGTGGGCATGTATCCGAAAGAGGATGCCTGGCCTGCATTGCCCTATGAGGCCATATCTTCCAATCATTATTTGTACGATCTCGTGTACAATCCTGCAAGAACACAATTCCTTCAAAGAGGCGAAGCGCAGGGCGCAGCTATCAAGAATGGAATGGATATGCTGGTGATCCAGGCTGAAGAGAGCTGGAGGATCTGGAATGAAAAATAA
- a CDS encoding phosphosulfolactate synthase, with translation MNFNLSQIPERTAQPRNDGITMVMDKGLSISEVHNFMEISRPHVDIVKLGFGTSFVTPNLKEKIKVYQSYNIPIYFGGTLFEAFLIRNQFDDYISVCKEYGISYMEVSDGSITIPHAEKCGYIEKLTKHGTVLSEVGSKDAAHIIPPYKWIELMRAELNAGSSYVIAEAREAGNVGIYRGSGEVREGLVQEILTQIPGEKILWEAPQKAQQLYFIELLGCNVNLGNIAPTEVIPLEAMRVGLRGDTFSLFLDNELSQ, from the coding sequence ATGAATTTCAATCTTTCTCAGATCCCCGAAAGGACTGCCCAACCCCGCAACGATGGTATCACCATGGTGATGGACAAAGGCCTCAGTATCTCCGAAGTGCATAATTTCATGGAGATTTCGCGCCCCCATGTAGATATCGTCAAACTTGGTTTCGGTACTTCTTTCGTTACACCCAACCTGAAAGAAAAGATCAAGGTCTATCAGAGCTACAATATTCCGATCTATTTCGGCGGAACACTTTTTGAAGCTTTTCTCATCCGCAATCAGTTCGACGACTATATCAGTGTTTGTAAAGAATATGGTATCTCTTACATGGAAGTAAGTGATGGCTCCATCACTATTCCCCATGCAGAAAAATGCGGATATATCGAAAAGCTCACAAAACATGGCACCGTTCTCAGTGAAGTGGGCAGCAAGGATGCGGCTCATATCATTCCTCCCTACAAATGGATCGAACTGATGCGCGCAGAGCTCAATGCCGGTTCCTCCTATGTGATTGCAGAAGCGCGCGAAGCAGGCAACGTAGGCATCTACCGTGGCTCAGGCGAAGTACGGGAAGGCCTGGTGCAGGAGATCCTCACACAGATTCCCGGCGAAAAGATCCTCTGGGAAGCGCCGCAGAAAGCACAACAACTTTATTTCATCGAACTGCTCGGTTGCAATGTGAACCTGGGCAATATCGCACCAACAGAAGTGATTCCCCTGGAAGCCATGCGTGTTGGACTTCGCGGAGATACTTTCAGTTTGTTCCTTGATAATGAACTGAGCCAATGA
- a CDS encoding tetratricopeptide repeat protein: MRDNPSSQNNDEIKELVKQFQNLKNGKSHSFLDEESFEKIIDYYDDEEDLQQALVAAEMGIELFPYSSILHIKKADLLIATRHYHEALTVLSHAAVLDSNDINLYILKTAAYLALDQQDKAVALLENALELFEGQERIELLFELADVYDDYEEFDKIFDCLKLILEQDPTNEEALYKICFWTDSTGRNEESIRLHNQIIDEHPYSELAWFNLAAAYQGLKLYEKAIDAYKYAVVIDEKFDYAYRNMGDAYIRLRKYKDAIEVLEKVLELSRPEDVIYEAIGHCFDRMKNYAQARFYYRKASHLNQEDSKLYFKIACTYMNEGQWGTAIKQLETAMQIHRLQPEYNLAMGECKMQLGDYKEAIQYFSNVVGQRPRNVTSWESLIRCLYHGEFYEEALEQVHAALHMTNNKPVFRFYLSAVYLALGKTKEALLQLENAMGQSPRLLKKIVELDPSILQHQLVADIVARFKKNK; this comes from the coding sequence ATGAGAGATAACCCATCGAGCCAGAATAACGACGAAATCAAAGAATTGGTAAAGCAGTTCCAGAACCTGAAGAATGGTAAAAGTCATTCTTTCCTGGATGAGGAATCTTTTGAAAAGATCATCGACTATTACGATGACGAGGAAGATCTCCAACAGGCACTGGTAGCCGCAGAAATGGGGATCGAACTATTTCCCTACTCTTCCATCCTGCATATCAAGAAAGCAGACCTGCTCATCGCCACCCGCCACTACCATGAGGCGCTCACGGTTTTGAGCCATGCGGCTGTGCTTGACAGTAATGATATCAACCTCTACATTCTCAAAACCGCCGCTTACCTGGCGCTTGACCAGCAGGACAAAGCTGTGGCCCTCCTCGAAAATGCACTCGAACTGTTCGAGGGGCAGGAAAGGATCGAGCTGCTCTTCGAACTGGCGGATGTATACGATGATTATGAAGAGTTCGATAAGATATTCGACTGTCTCAAACTGATCCTGGAGCAGGACCCTACCAATGAGGAAGCGCTGTATAAGATCTGTTTCTGGACAGACTCTACAGGCCGCAACGAGGAAAGCATCCGACTTCATAACCAGATCATCGATGAACATCCCTACAGTGAGCTCGCCTGGTTCAACCTGGCTGCGGCTTACCAGGGACTGAAACTCTACGAGAAAGCCATCGACGCCTATAAATACGCAGTGGTGATCGACGAAAAGTTCGATTATGCATACCGTAATATGGGTGATGCGTATATCCGGCTCCGTAAGTACAAGGATGCTATCGAGGTGCTGGAGAAAGTGCTGGAATTGTCGAGGCCAGAAGATGTGATCTATGAAGCCATCGGTCATTGCTTCGACCGGATGAAGAACTATGCGCAGGCAAGGTTCTATTATCGCAAGGCTTCACACCTCAATCAGGAAGACAGCAAACTGTATTTCAAGATCGCCTGCACATATATGAACGAAGGGCAGTGGGGCACGGCCATCAAGCAGTTGGAAACTGCCATGCAGATCCATCGTTTACAACCGGAATATAACCTGGCGATGGGCGAGTGCAAGATGCAGCTGGGCGATTACAAGGAAGCTATTCAATATTTTTCTAATGTAGTAGGACAGCGGCCCAGGAATGTTACCAGCTGGGAGTCCTTGATCCGTTGCCTGTACCATGGCGAATTCTACGAGGAGGCCCTGGAGCAGGTGCATGCTGCATTACATATGACCAATAACAAGCCTGTATTCAGGTTCTATCTTTCAGCCGTGTATCTGGCGCTGGGCAAGACCAAGGAAGCTCTACTGCAACTGGAAAATGCCATGGGCCAGAGCCCCAGGCTGCTGAAGAAAATCGTGGAACTGGATCCTTCCATCCTGCAACACCAGTTGGTGGCAGATATTGTGGCCAGGTTCAAAAAGAATAAATAG
- a CDS encoding TlpA disulfide reductase family protein: MKKYIFSVILLFSITAIHAQGYTINGNISGLPDGKLWIQKWFNGDTLQEGIAKDGRFVISQKGKFISDKVYLNAAGSKRKVEFYIEPGQISLQGSWTGSVTATGTPSNDAYAKYLQELAPVNDSINTIRSLMKNNTDKAATAVLQKQLSRQYDQFFYPLRKRYAKTYNNTIMAAEFLSAGTGHLTYADMKQLLSQLDPATPENWYTNRLKERCDILGRTDFGQVAPDFTLPDTSGNTVSLYSLKGKIVLVDFWASWCGPCRAENQNVKKLYDRYKADGFTVISVSIDDKRDKWVKAIKDDQLPWYHVSSLTGWECPVAKKMGVAYGMSGVPYTLLLDREGKVIGHNVRGEQLEKKLDALLGKQ, translated from the coding sequence ATGAAAAAATATATCTTCTCAGTCATATTGCTATTTTCAATTACAGCCATCCATGCACAAGGCTACACTATCAATGGAAATATCAGCGGCCTGCCTGATGGGAAACTCTGGATCCAGAAATGGTTCAATGGAGATACCCTGCAGGAGGGCATTGCCAAAGATGGCAGGTTTGTTATTTCGCAGAAAGGAAAATTCATTAGCGATAAGGTTTACCTCAATGCTGCCGGTTCAAAAAGAAAAGTAGAATTCTATATCGAGCCCGGACAGATCAGTTTGCAGGGCAGCTGGACAGGGTCTGTTACTGCAACCGGCACACCCAGCAATGATGCCTATGCGAAATATCTTCAGGAGCTTGCGCCCGTGAACGATTCAATCAATACGATCCGTTCCCTGATGAAGAACAATACCGATAAAGCGGCAACAGCCGTTTTGCAGAAGCAGCTTTCCCGGCAATATGATCAGTTCTTTTACCCATTAAGGAAGCGTTATGCCAAAACATATAACAATACTATTATGGCAGCAGAATTCCTTTCTGCAGGAACAGGGCACCTTACTTATGCAGACATGAAGCAATTGCTTTCCCAGCTGGACCCTGCCACGCCGGAGAACTGGTATACCAACCGGTTGAAAGAGCGATGTGATATTTTGGGAAGAACTGACTTCGGTCAGGTAGCGCCGGACTTTACGCTGCCTGATACATCCGGCAATACCGTTTCACTTTATTCGCTGAAAGGAAAAATTGTACTGGTGGATTTCTGGGCATCCTGGTGCGGGCCCTGCCGTGCGGAAAACCAGAATGTGAAAAAATTATATGACCGTTACAAAGCAGATGGCTTTACCGTGATCAGTGTATCGATCGATGATAAGCGCGACAAATGGGTGAAAGCGATCAAAGATGATCAGCTGCCCTGGTACCATGTATCGAGCCTCACCGGGTGGGAATGCCCTGTTGCAAAAAAAATGGGAGTGGCTTATGGAATGTCAGGCGTCCCCTATACTTTATTACTCGACCGGGAAGGGAAGGTGATTGGTCATAATGTGCGGGGGGAACAGTTGGAAAAAAAATTGGATGCGTTACTGGGAAAACAATAA
- a CDS encoding RagB/SusD family nutrient uptake outer membrane protein, whose amino-acid sequence MKLKNIMVPVGLLLAGFLFTGCKKFLEELPRGVIIAKTTSDFRKLMDDVDNQRYQFSLSQVSSHVDVVSDDVYADSSRWLSWTTTRQHVNALYAFEQQVWLYEAMTDDVNWKNQYYIVSLIGTILIEMEKVKDNETVKKQLMAEARVHRAYAYLNLVNIYAKHYNPQTAATDPGVPIIDDASLLPALPRASVQKIYDLVIAELKLALPDLPDNYAQYSHRPCKAAVHAILARTYLYMGKYEDALLEADKALAIRSFLHDFNTLYNGAPVVANLIGMSRTEDQEVILHKTTSKNFRLNTYMILDTASFNKLYPDFENTGSGINNHDLRRTLRFTGFNALGEQTGKEVTYNVTFNNWYKKDGANSSGADNIHIGTPEMYLIRAECYARTGQLQKALDDVNLICNKRYKTGTYQLKLAADFNNDQQAVVNEVLLQRRRELYGKELRLFDIKRLGLPVTHYISSRQVSVPAGDPKLVWPIFNKYIEMNPEIEQNPR is encoded by the coding sequence ATGAAGTTGAAAAATATCATGGTCCCGGTTGGGTTGTTGCTGGCCGGCTTCCTGTTTACAGGATGTAAGAAATTTCTCGAAGAATTGCCGAGAGGCGTTATCATCGCCAAAACCACCAGTGATTTCAGGAAACTGATGGATGATGTGGACAATCAGCGATACCAGTTCTCTTTGTCGCAGGTAAGCTCACATGTAGATGTGGTTTCTGATGATGTGTATGCCGATTCATCGCGCTGGCTCAGTTGGACAACCACGCGGCAGCATGTAAATGCGCTCTATGCGTTCGAGCAACAGGTATGGCTATACGAAGCGATGACAGACGATGTGAACTGGAAGAACCAGTATTATATCGTTTCACTTATTGGCACCATCCTGATAGAGATGGAAAAAGTGAAAGACAATGAAACGGTCAAAAAACAACTGATGGCTGAGGCCCGCGTGCACAGGGCGTATGCTTATCTGAACCTGGTGAACATTTATGCAAAGCATTATAATCCGCAGACGGCTGCAACAGATCCCGGCGTTCCCATTATCGACGATGCTTCCCTGTTGCCGGCCTTGCCCAGGGCATCTGTTCAAAAGATCTATGACCTCGTGATCGCAGAACTGAAACTGGCCCTGCCTGATCTGCCGGACAACTATGCACAGTATTCGCACCGCCCCTGCAAGGCTGCTGTACACGCGATCCTGGCCCGTACTTACCTGTACATGGGCAAATACGAAGATGCTTTGCTGGAAGCAGACAAAGCCCTTGCCATACGCAGCTTCCTGCATGATTTCAATACGCTGTATAATGGTGCGCCGGTAGTTGCCAACCTGATCGGTATGTCGCGCACGGAAGACCAGGAAGTGATCCTGCACAAAACTACTTCCAAGAATTTCCGGCTCAATACTTATATGATCCTCGATACTGCTTCTTTCAATAAGCTCTATCCGGATTTTGAAAATACGGGTTCCGGTATCAATAATCATGATCTCAGGAGGACCCTTCGTTTTACCGGGTTCAATGCGCTCGGTGAGCAAACAGGAAAGGAAGTAACATACAATGTCACCTTCAACAACTGGTATAAAAAGGATGGGGCCAATTCCAGCGGCGCCGATAATATTCATATCGGTACTCCGGAAATGTATTTGATCAGGGCGGAGTGTTATGCCAGAACAGGACAGCTCCAAAAAGCACTGGACGATGTGAACCTGATCTGCAACAAAAGATACAAAACAGGTACCTACCAGCTGAAGCTCGCAGCCGATTTCAATAACGATCAGCAGGCAGTAGTGAACGAAGTGCTGTTGCAGCGGAGAAGGGAACTATATGGAAAGGAACTGCGCCTTTTCGATATTAAAAGATTGGGATTACCGGTAACGCATTATATCAGTTCAAGGCAGGTGAGTGTTCCGGCAGGTGATCCCAAGCTGGTTTGGCCAATATTCAATAAGTACATCGAAATGAATCCCGAGATCGAACAAAATCCACGTTGA
- a CDS encoding SusC/RagA family TonB-linked outer membrane protein, giving the protein MRITSFFLLACCMHLSAAATSQTVTISGKDLSYKKVFTAIEKQTGYFVFFPKGTFKDSRPLDLEATNMPLRNFLELLVKDQPLRFIIEDKTIVFTRTSDRTTSKQSSQRLLISGIPESIHNFITVTGRVTDSVGTPLPGATVTIKGKTKNTLTGKNGEFSIDTDPGETLEFSFVGYETQRLKVAEARHLIVVLKALNDEMTNVVVVSTGYQKLPLERATGAFTHISAAQLDRSNSFNLKDRIEGMVPGMFFEAQYDEDQNPNSERSKSIVIRGVGTFGNNNPLIVVDGAPFYSSVVDPWSLINPADVESITVLKDAAAASIWGSQAANGVIVITTKSGGYKKGQPLMQVSVDYLAQPVPRLSKIPWASSKDAVDIYRWMIREKDWFDQFLDDNTRSRYEIPEVMSVLIDMKKGNISEAEGNNKLEALSHIDVRNEFRDLFFRKIESNKKVNLSFQGGSDVNKVRTSISGLFNDQYSKGNSEFQVIGNFTDEYMPKKWLKFSFGSNIFLSQLKQNGVVVNDLADIPQMSRILDEDGNYTRMVNYYNIPHWRRKDTATKYKLPYDWDWNLKRDIDNMDNTTRTTNVRLFSNIQATLFPGLVADFYYQYQQDHVLRKEYFNENTWYVRNMVNNYARQDGSYPVPPGGMLNENQSNGFSHNARLLLTYAGTFGDHSVRVLGGMEVRRNYYDRVYYGYYGYDPQSLTSIVNLNHNAVFPPILTGDQGTTNTIPLAPNTPYLQLGGADERFVSTYANAGYTFRNRYDVTASVRLDKTNLYGQSSSYTDLPQWSAGLGWQISDEPFFNFHFIDRLKFRLSYGFNGNIDKSASPYITGYPWNDPITRLPYAAVQTAPNPGLTWERTGTYNIGMDFSLFKSRLTGGLEIYAKRAQDVLAQIAVNGTYGFQNNRATLNTGNINNTGVELTLQGAILRNTEVKWTSRLNYGTNRNRAFNITQVNKTLIAYTTLSYYYHLPDQPVDFVAAAEWTGYNEKGIDKFMYQGKEYAVTDIPNYNTMNLADIFKVVGQRNPRHFGQWSNTFTYKGLDLNISLLYKFGHVFVADYPAAGMANSYLNYTRSFTWLPALMVNRWQSPEDGNNASMYSLNEKITNTSQQTLLDYVSRYNTRNVMNAGSIRLQSIALAYRVPQKHTGPFRDVRIQAEARNLGPVWVANDAGIDPDFPGYSSSVYGALQFVVRNRAQYSLGVRFGL; this is encoded by the coding sequence ATGAGAATCACAAGCTTTTTCCTGCTGGCATGCTGTATGCACCTTTCAGCCGCTGCCACTTCGCAAACAGTGACCATTTCAGGTAAGGATCTCAGTTACAAAAAAGTGTTCACCGCTATCGAGAAGCAAACAGGTTATTTCGTTTTCTTTCCAAAAGGCACTTTCAAAGATTCCAGGCCGCTGGACCTGGAAGCTACGAACATGCCACTCCGTAACTTTTTGGAATTGCTGGTGAAAGACCAGCCGCTCCGGTTCATCATCGAAGATAAAACCATCGTTTTCACACGGACCAGCGACCGAACTACTTCCAAACAAAGTTCACAGCGTTTACTGATCTCCGGTATCCCGGAATCGATTCACAACTTCATTACAGTTACCGGCAGAGTTACTGACAGTGTGGGTACGCCTTTACCCGGCGCTACCGTTACTATAAAAGGAAAAACAAAGAATACCCTTACAGGAAAGAATGGAGAATTCTCTATCGATACCGATCCCGGTGAAACATTGGAATTCTCCTTTGTAGGATACGAAACGCAAAGGCTCAAAGTGGCGGAAGCCAGGCATCTCATTGTTGTACTGAAAGCCCTGAACGATGAAATGACCAATGTGGTGGTAGTATCCACAGGTTACCAGAAATTGCCGCTGGAGCGGGCTACAGGCGCTTTCACACATATCTCCGCAGCACAGCTCGACAGGTCCAACAGCTTCAACCTCAAAGACAGGATCGAAGGGATGGTGCCGGGCATGTTCTTCGAAGCACAATATGATGAAGACCAGAACCCGAACAGCGAACGCAGCAAAAGTATCGTGATCCGTGGTGTTGGTACTTTTGGCAACAACAACCCGCTGATTGTGGTGGATGGCGCCCCTTTTTACTCCAGCGTGGTGGATCCCTGGTCCCTGATCAATCCGGCTGATGTAGAAAGTATCACGGTACTGAAAGATGCCGCCGCCGCTTCCATCTGGGGCTCACAGGCCGCCAATGGCGTGATCGTGATCACCACCAAATCCGGTGGCTACAAGAAAGGACAGCCGCTGATGCAGGTGTCTGTAGACTATCTGGCGCAGCCCGTTCCCAGGTTATCGAAGATCCCCTGGGCCTCCAGCAAAGATGCCGTGGATATCTACCGGTGGATGATCAGGGAAAAAGACTGGTTCGATCAATTCCTTGACGATAATACACGCTCACGGTATGAGATACCCGAAGTAATGAGCGTATTGATCGATATGAAAAAAGGAAACATCTCTGAGGCTGAAGGCAACAATAAACTTGAGGCTTTATCGCATATAGATGTACGTAATGAATTCCGGGACCTTTTCTTCCGGAAGATCGAATCCAACAAGAAAGTCAACTTATCCTTCCAGGGAGGAAGCGACGTGAATAAAGTGAGGACCTCTATCTCCGGTCTGTTCAATGATCAGTATTCCAAAGGCAATTCTGAATTCCAGGTGATCGGCAATTTCACAGATGAGTACATGCCAAAAAAGTGGCTGAAGTTCTCTTTCGGAAGTAATATTTTCCTGTCGCAGCTCAAACAGAACGGTGTTGTGGTGAACGACCTGGCCGATATTCCACAGATGTCGCGCATCCTCGACGAAGATGGTAACTATACCCGGATGGTCAACTACTATAATATACCACACTGGCGCAGAAAGGATACCGCAACGAAATACAAACTGCCTTACGATTGGGACTGGAACCTCAAGCGTGATATCGATAATATGGATAATACCACCAGAACCACCAATGTGCGGCTTTTCTCGAATATCCAGGCAACCCTGTTCCCGGGACTGGTAGCGGATTTTTATTACCAGTACCAGCAAGACCATGTGCTGCGTAAGGAATATTTCAATGAGAATACCTGGTATGTAAGGAATATGGTGAACAACTATGCAAGGCAGGACGGATCTTACCCTGTGCCTCCGGGTGGCATGTTGAATGAGAACCAGTCGAACGGGTTTTCTCATAATGCAAGATTGCTGCTCACCTATGCCGGCACATTTGGGGATCATTCCGTGCGTGTGCTCGGAGGCATGGAAGTACGCCGCAATTATTATGACCGAGTCTATTATGGTTATTATGGTTATGATCCGCAGTCGCTCACCAGCATTGTCAACCTCAATCACAATGCTGTTTTCCCGCCCATCCTTACCGGGGACCAGGGTACCACCAATACCATTCCATTAGCGCCCAATACGCCTTATCTCCAATTGGGTGGTGCAGACGAAAGGTTCGTGAGCACATACGCGAATGCCGGCTATACTTTCCGCAACAGGTATGATGTTACGGCCAGTGTGCGGCTTGACAAGACCAATCTCTATGGCCAAAGTTCCAGTTATACCGATCTTCCGCAATGGTCTGCAGGACTGGGATGGCAGATCAGCGATGAGCCTTTCTTCAATTTTCATTTCATAGACAGGCTCAAGTTCCGCTTGTCTTATGGGTTCAATGGAAATATCGATAAAAGCGCCAGTCCATACATCACAGGCTATCCCTGGAATGATCCCATTACGAGGCTTCCCTATGCGGCCGTACAAACGGCTCCCAATCCCGGCCTCACCTGGGAGCGCACCGGCACTTACAATATCGGGATGGACTTTTCTCTTTTCAAATCGAGGCTTACCGGCGGTCTGGAGATCTATGCCAAGAGAGCGCAGGATGTGCTGGCGCAGATCGCTGTGAACGGCACTTACGGATTCCAGAACAACAGGGCCACACTCAATACAGGTAATATCAACAATACCGGTGTGGAGCTGACATTGCAGGGAGCCATTCTCCGCAACACTGAAGTGAAATGGACCAGCCGTCTCAATTACGGCACCAACAGGAACAGGGCTTTCAATATCACACAGGTGAATAAAACACTGATCGCTTATACTACACTTTCTTACTACTATCACCTGCCTGATCAACCCGTGGACTTCGTTGCAGCGGCAGAATGGACGGGATATAACGAAAAGGGGATCGATAAATTCATGTACCAGGGTAAGGAATATGCAGTTACCGATATTCCCAACTACAATACAATGAACCTTGCTGACATTTTCAAAGTGGTGGGGCAACGGAACCCGCGCCATTTCGGACAATGGTCGAATACTTTCACTTACAAGGGGCTGGACCTGAACATCAGCCTGCTCTACAAATTCGGGCATGTATTTGTGGCGGATTATCCTGCAGCGGGTATGGCTAACAGTTATCTCAACTACACGAGATCATTCACCTGGTTGCCGGCATTGATGGTGAACAGGTGGCAATCACCGGAAGACGGGAATAATGCCAGCATGTATTCACTCAATGAAAAGATCACCAATACCAGTCAGCAGACGCTGCTCGATTATGTTTCGCGATACAATACGAGAAATGTAATGAATGCGGGCAGCATCAGGCTGCAAAGCATTGCGCTCGCTTACCGGGTGCCGCAGAAACACACTGGCCCGTTCCGCGATGTACGCATACAGGCGGAAGCGCGGAATTTAGGCCCCGTCTGGGTTGCAAACGATGCCGGCATCGATCCGGATTTCCCGGGTTACAGCTCTTCCGTGTATGGAGCACTTCAGTTTGTAGTGCGTAACAGGGCACAATATTCTTTAGGTGTTCGGTTCGGATTGTAA
- a CDS encoding FecR family protein: MERFLTGSMSEEERKLFLHQLSSGSAGEELDAAIGSALQQNQYAVEDTSDVKELVYRKILKGMGEDESVITLPGKKRNSFVRYWWVAALLIIAAGVWMYPLLTRSRNSDPVVQQGTTPAIMPGTNGAVLTLADGSTILLDSLSDGIVTTQDGISIRLQDHQLMYGQAGDGAGGKILFNTMSTPRGKQFKLVLPDGTRVWMNAASSIRYPARFGDKTRDVEITGELFFEVAKDRSKPFRVLLDDGSRLEVLGTSFNINAYEDEGNINTTLIDGSVRVESSSANAVLLKPLQQAELMRGNKKDIRLLDDPDIEKITAWKNGAFDFSNTSLGEMMRQLSRWYNITVEYPQGIPALEFEGKMSRNITLNGLLKILDQSGVHFRLEDTKLIVLP, encoded by the coding sequence ATGGAACGCTTTCTTACCGGCTCCATGAGCGAAGAAGAAAGAAAACTGTTCTTACACCAGTTGAGCAGCGGTAGCGCCGGTGAAGAACTGGACGCTGCCATTGGATCTGCACTACAGCAGAACCAGTATGCAGTGGAAGATACCAGTGATGTAAAAGAACTGGTATACCGGAAAATCCTGAAAGGAATGGGGGAAGACGAATCTGTTATTACGCTGCCGGGAAAAAAGAGGAACAGCTTTGTTCGCTACTGGTGGGTTGCCGCTCTTCTGATTATTGCTGCAGGTGTTTGGATGTATCCGCTGTTGACACGCAGCAGAAACTCAGATCCTGTTGTGCAGCAGGGAACAACGCCTGCCATCATGCCTGGCACCAACGGTGCCGTGCTTACGCTGGCCGATGGCAGTACCATTCTGCTAGACAGCTTATCTGATGGCATCGTTACCACGCAGGATGGAATAAGCATAAGGCTGCAGGATCATCAGCTAATGTACGGGCAGGCAGGAGATGGAGCCGGTGGGAAGATACTGTTCAATACAATGAGCACACCTCGCGGCAAGCAGTTCAAACTGGTGCTTCCCGATGGTACCCGCGTGTGGATGAATGCTGCCAGCTCCATCCGTTATCCTGCGCGATTCGGCGATAAAACACGCGATGTGGAGATCACCGGCGAGCTCTTCTTCGAAGTGGCGAAAGACAGATCAAAACCCTTTCGCGTATTGCTGGATGATGGCTCCAGGCTGGAAGTGCTGGGCACCAGCTTCAACATCAATGCCTATGAAGATGAAGGAAACATCAATACCACGCTGATAGACGGCAGTGTTCGTGTTGAAAGCAGCAGCGCCAATGCCGTGCTGCTGAAACCATTGCAGCAGGCGGAATTGATGAGAGGAAACAAAAAAGATATCAGGCTCCTGGATGATCCTGATATAGAAAAGATCACGGCCTGGAAGAATGGCGCTTTCGATTTCAGCAATACAAGCCTCGGCGAGATGATGCGACAATTATCGCGCTGGTACAATATTACTGTTGAATACCCGCAGGGGATACCTGCCCTGGAATTTGAAGGTAAGATGAGCCGTAATATCACCCTAAACGGCTTATTGAAAATACTTGATCAGTCTGGTGTTCATTTCAGGCTGGAAGATACTAAACTGATTGTTCTGCCTTAA